One Phaseolus vulgaris cultivar G19833 chromosome 4, P. vulgaris v2.0, whole genome shotgun sequence DNA window includes the following coding sequences:
- the LOC137838276 gene encoding secreted RxLR effector protein 161-like has protein sequence MSHVPYSNAIGSLMYAMVCTRPDLAYAVSIVSRFMHNPGKAHWEAVKWILRYLKGSLDLGLVFDQHRADRGGAVGYVDANYGGDLDRKRSLSAYIFTLCGSAISWYSSLQATASLSTTEAEYIAATKGMKEAICL, from the coding sequence ATGTCACATGTCCCGTattcaaatgcaattggaagtcTCATGTATGCTATGGTATGTACTAGACCTGATTTAGCTTATGCTGTTAGCATTGTTAGCAGGTTCATGCATAATCCAGGCAAGGCACACTGGGAAGCCGTTAAATGGATACTTCGTTATCTGAAAGGGTCTCTAGATCTTGGTTTGGTATTTGATCAACATAGAGCCGATCGCGGAGGAGCAGTTGGCTATGTTGATGCTAACTATGGTGGTGATTTAGATCGGAAAAGGTCACTTTCAGCCTACATTTTTACCCTATGTGGATCTGCTATCAGCTGGTATTCTTCACTTCAAGCCACTGCGTCTTTGTCCACCACTGAAGCAGAATATATTGCTGCTACAAAAGGTATGAAAGAGGCTATATGCCTTTGA
- the LOC137837237 gene encoding cytochrome P450 81E8-like: MALLYFSFIFVLFLFSLKLFFPTRKFRNLPPGPFSYPIVGNLLQLQQPFHRTFTQLSQKYGKVFSLWFGPRLVVVASSQSVVQECFTKNDIVLANRPHFLLGKHISYNNSTILHSCYGEHWRHLRRILSLEVVSTNRLNASYDIRRDELMKLMQKLAHVSRNDFCKVDLKTMFMETSFNTMMMIVSGKRFYGDDCDVSDVEKAKEFRDILREMVALAGVNNRGDFLSFMRWFDFDNLEKRLKNIGKRIDAFLQSLIDESRIANKSDNTMINQLLLQQRSQPQQYTDQIIKGLCMSMLLAGTDTSALTLEWAMANLLNHPEVMKKAKKEIDSHVGSDRLVDESDMSKLSYLQNIFHETIRLHPAAPLWSPHLASEDCSIGGYNLPKGTILLVNAWAIHHDPELWSEPTQFKPERFEKESEASSLLSFGLGRRACPGSNLAQRTVGLSLALLIQCFEWKRIGKEQVDMSEAKGITISRKNPLEVMCKARQSPPI; encoded by the exons ATGGCTCTGTTGTATTTCAGTTTCATATTTGtgctttttctcttttctcttaaGCTCTTCTTCCCAACAAGAAAGTTCAGAAACCTTCCTCCAGGACCATTTTCTTACCCTATAGTAGGAAACCTCCTGCAACTCCAACAACCTTTCCACCGCACTTTCACTCAATTGTCTCAAAAATACGGCAAAGTCTTCTCTCTCTGGTTCGGTCCCCGTCTCGTTGTCGTTGCTTCTTCGCAATCCGTGGTGCAGGAATGCTTCACCAAAAACGACATCGTATTGGCCAACCGACCCCACTTTCTCCTTGGCAAGCACATCAGTTACAACAACAGCACCATCCTTCACTCCTGCTACGGCGAGCACTGGCGCCATCTCCGCCGTATCTTGTCCCTGGAGGTTGTCTCAACGAACCGTTTAAACGCTTCCTACGATATCCGAAGGGACGAGCTCATGAAGCTCATGCAGAAGCTCGCTCACGTCTCGCGCAATGACTTCTGTAAAGTCGATCTCAAAACCAT GTTTATGGAAACGTCGTTTAACACTATGATGATGATCGTGTCGGGAAAGAGATTTTACGGTGATGATTGTGATGTGAGTGATgtggagaaagcaaaagaaTTCAGAGATATTCTTAGAGAGATGGTGGCATTAGCAGGAGTAAATAATCGTGGAGACTTCTTGTCTTTCATGAGGTGGTTTGATTTCGATAATTTGGAGAAGAGGCTGAAAAACATTGGTAAGAGAATCGATGCATTCTTACAATCACTCATTGACGAAAGTCGTATTGCAAATAAGAGTGACAATACTATGATAAATCAACTCCTACTTCAACAACGATCACAACCTCAACAATACACCGATCAAATCATCAAAGGACTTTGCATG AGTATGCTTCTTGCAGGAACAGATACATCAGCCTTAACTTTAGAATGGGCAATGGCTAATTTATTAAATCATCCAGAAGTTATGAAGAAGGCAAAAAAGGAAATAGACAGTCATGTAGGTTCAGATCGTCTGGTAGATGAATCTGATATGTCAAAACTTAGTTATCTTCAAAACATTTTTCACGAGACAATTCGATTGCATCCTGCTGCTCCACTGTGGTCACCACATTTGGCTTCAGAAGATTGCAGCATAGGAGGATATAATCTCCCAAAAGGAACAATACTGTTAGTGAATGCTTGGGCTATTCATCATGATCCAGAATTGTGGAGTGAGCCAACACAATTTAAGCCTGAAAGGTTTGAGAAGGAAAGTGAGGCAAGTAGTTTACTTTCATTTGGATTAGGGAGGAGGGCTTGCCCTGGATCAAACTTGGCTCAACGTACAGTGGGTTTATCTTTGGCCTTATTGATTCAATGTTTTGAGTGGAAACGAATTGGTAAAGAACAAGTTGATATGTCTGAAGCAAAAGGAATCACTATATCAAGAAAAAATCCATTGGAAGTTATGTGTAAAGCCCGTCAATCACCACCAATATGA